From the genome of Geobacter sp. SVR, one region includes:
- a CDS encoding MTH1187 family thiamine-binding protein — MKVLIDLCIVPLGVGVSLSPYIAACEKVLTEAGLKTALHSYGTNIEGEWDAVFAAVRRCHEVVHEMGAPRITTTIKLGTRTDREQTMEDKVRSVKEKL; from the coding sequence ATGAAAGTCCTGATAGATTTATGCATTGTGCCGCTCGGCGTGGGGGTGTCGCTTTCCCCGTACATTGCGGCCTGTGAAAAGGTGCTGACCGAGGCGGGGCTGAAGACCGCTTTGCATTCCTACGGCACCAACATAGAGGGGGAATGGGACGCCGTGTTTGCTGCGGTCAGGCGATGCCACGAGGTGGTACATGAGATGGGGGCGCCGCGCATCACCACCACCATCAAGCTGGGCACCCGGACCGACCGCGAGCAGACGATGGAGGACAAGGTAAGGAGCGTCAAGGAGAAGCTTTAA